Proteins encoded within one genomic window of Triticum aestivum cultivar Chinese Spring chromosome 2D, IWGSC CS RefSeq v2.1, whole genome shotgun sequence:
- the LOC123052398 gene encoding organic cation/carnitine transporter 2: protein MADTAAAPLLTSHKTRPAKAPSIDDTIETYMGATGALQLLKAVLLAFAWAFDAQQVFISVFTDAEPQWHCTGADASCSAAVASPCALPPGAWAWDRPAVTSVVSEWSLKCAGPALVSLPASSFFAGCLAGGFLLTTLADSLLGRRKMLLVSIVSMSVAGVLTAFSPNVWVYAALRFMSGFGRSMVGTCTLVLSTELVGKRWRDTVCVAGFFCFTLGFLSLPALAYRFREESWRNMYLWTSVPSLCYSILFYFLVQESPRWLLVRGRKQDAIETLQQIASLNGNSITSSFSMLHACTMNNDTAEESGGDSVFATLHSMWERPWALRRLAAIMTASFGVGMVYYGMPLNVGNLGSNLYLSVTYNALAELPSSILSWLLMGRINRRSSVIALTGAAGVWSLACVVIPQGAARMAAELLSFFATCTAFNVIMMYSIELFPTSVRNSAVGLVRQALVLGGVAAPVLVALGRERSFLSFGVFGLVVGCFGMFAACLPETRGKGMSDTMDEEEHKEAAVAACTVDDADCNSDLV, encoded by the coding sequence ATGGCTGACacggccgccgccccgctcctAACAAGCCACAAAACAAGGCCGGCCAAGGCGCCGTCGATCGATGACACCATCGAGACGTACATGGGCGCCACCGGCGCCCTGCAGCTCCTCAAGGCCGTCTTGCTGGCCTTCGCGTGGGCCTTCGACGCGCAGCAGGTGTTCATCTCGGTCTTCACCGACGCCGAGCCGCAGTGGCACTGCACCGGCGCCGACGCGTCCTGCTCGGCCGCCGTGGCCTCGCCGTGCGCGCTCCCGCCCGGCGCGTGGGCGTGGGACCGCCCGGCCGTGACGTCGGTGGTCTCGGAGTGGTCCCTCAAGTGCGCCGGCCCGGCGCTCGTCTCCCTCCCGGCGTCCTCGTTCTTCGCCGGCTGCCTTGCCGGCGGCTTCCTCCTCACAACGCTCGCCGACTCGCTCCTGGGCCGCAGGAAGATGCTGCTCGTGTCCATTGTGTCCATGTCCGTCGCTGGGGTGCTCACCGCGTTCTCGCCGAACGTGTGGGTGTACGCCGCCCTGCGTTTCATGTCCGGGTTCGGCAGGTCCATGGTTGGCACGTGCACGCTGGTCCTCTCCACGGAGCTCGTCGGCAAGAGGTGGCGCGACACGGTGTGCGTGGCGGGGTTCTTCTGCTTCACCCTCGGGTTCCTGTCGCTCCCGGCGCTCGCCTACAGGTTCCGGGAGGAATCGTGGCGGAACATGTATCTGTGGACGTCCGTGCCATCCCTCTGCTACTCCATCCTATTCTACTTCCTCGTCCAAGAGTCGCCGCGGTGGCTGCTGGTGCGCGGGCGCAAGCAGGACGCCATCGAGACGCTGCAGCAGATCGCCTCGCTCAACGGCAACAGCATCACGTCCAGCTTCTCCATGCTGCACGCCTGCACCATGAACAATGACACcgcggaggagagcggcggcgaCAGCGTGTTCGCCACGCTGCACTCGATGTGGGAGCGCCCGTGGGCGCTCCGGAGGCTGGCGGCGATCATGACAGCCAGCTTCGGCGTCGGCATGGTCTACTACGGCATGCCGCTCAACGTCGGCAACCTTGGATCCAACCTCTACCTGAGCGTCACGTACAACGCGCTGGCCGAGCTGCCGTCGTCCATCCTCTCGTGGCTGCTGATGGGCAGGATCAACCGCCGGAGCTCGGTGATCGCGCTCACCGGGGCGGCGGGGGTATGGAGCCTCGCGTGCGTCGTCATCCCGCAGGGCGCGGCGCGGATGGCCGCCGAGCTGCTCTCCTTCTTCGCGACGTGCACGGCGTTCAACGTCATCATGATGTACTCCATCGAGCTGTTCCCGACGTCGGTGCGCAACTCGGCGGTGGGGTTGGTAAGGCAGGCGCTGGTGCTGGGAGGCGTGGCGGCGCCGGTGCTCGTCGCGCTGGGCCGCGAGAGGAGCTTCTTGTCGTTCGGCGTGTTCGGGCTCGTCGTCGGCTGCTTCGGCATGTTCGCCGCCTGCCTGCCGGAGACGCGGGGGAAGGGCATGTCGGACACCATggacgaggaggagcacaaggaggcggcggtggccgctTGCACCGTCGACGATGCGGACTGTAACAGCGACCTCGTGTAA